The following are from one region of the Prochlorococcus marinus str. SB genome:
- a CDS encoding R-phycoerythrin subunit beta, with the protein MSVSENNQLLSADKKLNDLRNIKEFINSANSRLDAITSITNNSHAIAADAVTAMICENQDSLNSKISLNTTNKMSVCLRDGEIILRIVAYLLISNDESVLEKSCLKDLKNTYLALGVPLRNARRVFQLMRDATISDLNSTVNNMPGNKGFLPKLISETEFQFERIINLLN; encoded by the coding sequence ATGTCAGTTTCAGAGAATAATCAACTATTGTCAGCCGATAAGAAATTAAATGATTTAAGAAATATAAAAGAATTTATTAATAGTGCAAACTCAAGATTAGATGCAATAACCTCAATAACCAATAATTCACATGCAATCGCAGCAGACGCTGTAACAGCAATGATTTGCGAAAATCAAGATTCACTTAATTCAAAAATATCTTTAAATACAACTAATAAGATGTCCGTTTGTTTAAGAGATGGAGAAATAATCCTAAGGATTGTTGCTTATCTTTTAATTTCTAATGACGAATCAGTTTTAGAAAAAAGTTGTTTGAAGGATCTTAAAAATACTTATCTTGCTCTTGGGGTGCCTTTAAGAAATGCAAGAAGGGTTTTTCAATTAATGCGAGATGCAACTATCTCTGATTTGAATTCAACAGTTAATAATATGCCTGGAAACAAAGGCTTTCTTCCTAAATTAATATCTGAAACAGAGTTTCAATTTGAAAGGATAATTAATCTTTTAAACTAG
- a CDS encoding UvrD-helicase domain-containing protein, with the protein MPQTNNFLFKSLNNQQLQAVKHVYGPLLVVAGAGSGKTKALTHRIANLIEGNSVDPHNILAVTFTNKAAKEMKARLEVLLAQELAFNQFGQPWTTLKEIDQNQLRANVHQKRLQNLWIGTFHSLFSRLLRYDIEKYADPEGLRWTRQFSIYDETDSQTLVKEIISQDMNLDPKRFDPKKIKRLISNAKNQCLTSTDLLEKADNNFDKTVAEAYKRYRISLSKNNSLDFDDLLLLPVFLLRQNDIVRDYWHKRFKHILVDEYQDTNRTQYELIKLITAGNTEPKKFFNWEDRSIFVVGDADQSIYSFRAADFRILIGFQEDFKTSINDDTKSSLIKLEENYRSSSNILDAANSLIENNCERIDKVLKATKEKGELLTLLSCDDEISEAEAITNKIKSLNNYNQNPIWKNFAILYRTRAQSRVIEESLVRWRIPYTIFGGLRFYDRREIKDAIAYLKVLVNSSDNVSLLRIINVPRRGIGKTTIQKLNELSNRLNIPLWEVLNDKQSLEETIGRSSKGINKFTEIMNDLLCYLENSGPAQLLQLVLEKSGYLSDLLSSGTEESEDRRNNLQELINAATQYEEETESGDVEGFLSTAALTTDNDTKKNNPNSVTLMTLHNSKGLEFQNVFITGLEQGLFPSHRSIDTPSLLEEERRLCYVGITRAKERVFLSHARERRLWGGMREATIPSIFLSEIPEDLMDGELPQTGGASIRRDWHLDRLTRVDRNNPNEFVNKPINAVRKLYSGPSKGKSWIVGDMLIHSKFGKGEIIHIFGSGEKISLAVKFGDKGSKILDPRLAPIRYVS; encoded by the coding sequence GTGCCTCAAACCAACAATTTCCTTTTTAAGTCCCTAAACAATCAACAACTTCAAGCAGTAAAACATGTTTATGGACCACTTTTAGTTGTAGCAGGTGCAGGTAGCGGAAAAACTAAGGCTCTTACTCACAGAATTGCAAACCTTATTGAGGGTAACTCTGTAGATCCCCATAACATTCTAGCTGTCACTTTCACTAACAAAGCTGCTAAAGAAATGAAAGCAAGATTAGAGGTTCTTCTAGCCCAAGAATTAGCTTTTAATCAATTTGGTCAGCCTTGGACAACTCTCAAAGAAATTGATCAAAATCAATTAAGAGCAAACGTTCACCAAAAGAGGCTTCAAAACCTTTGGATCGGTACTTTCCATTCCTTATTTTCAAGACTTCTGAGATACGATATTGAAAAATATGCTGATCCAGAAGGCCTAAGATGGACAAGACAATTTTCAATTTATGATGAAACAGATTCTCAAACATTAGTAAAAGAAATTATCAGTCAAGATATGAATCTTGACCCAAAAAGATTTGATCCCAAAAAGATTAAAAGATTAATAAGTAATGCTAAAAATCAATGCTTAACTTCTACTGATCTTTTAGAAAAAGCAGATAATAATTTTGATAAAACAGTTGCAGAAGCCTACAAGAGATATAGGATTTCGCTCTCAAAAAATAATTCTTTAGACTTTGATGATCTTCTGCTTTTGCCTGTTTTCTTATTGAGGCAAAATGATATAGTCAGAGATTACTGGCACAAAAGATTTAAACATATTTTAGTTGATGAATATCAAGATACAAATAGAACACAATATGAACTTATAAAATTAATTACGGCTGGGAATACTGAACCAAAAAAATTCTTCAATTGGGAAGATCGGTCTATTTTTGTAGTTGGGGATGCTGATCAAAGTATTTATAGTTTCAGAGCAGCTGACTTCAGAATTTTAATTGGTTTTCAAGAAGATTTTAAAACCTCAATCAACGACGATACAAAATCATCTTTAATTAAATTAGAAGAAAATTATAGGTCATCTTCCAATATCCTTGATGCTGCAAACTCACTAATAGAAAATAACTGTGAAAGAATTGACAAAGTTTTAAAGGCTACTAAAGAAAAAGGGGAACTTTTAACTTTACTCAGCTGTGATGATGAAATTTCCGAGGCAGAAGCAATTACCAATAAAATAAAATCACTCAATAATTATAATCAAAACCCAATTTGGAAAAATTTTGCGATTTTATATAGAACCAGGGCTCAGTCGAGAGTAATAGAAGAATCTCTTGTAAGGTGGCGCATTCCTTATACAATTTTTGGAGGATTGCGTTTTTATGATAGAAGAGAAATTAAAGATGCAATAGCATATTTGAAAGTTCTGGTTAATTCTTCAGATAACGTTAGTCTTTTACGCATCATAAATGTTCCTAGAAGAGGGATTGGTAAGACTACTATTCAAAAACTGAATGAACTATCTAATAGGTTAAATATCCCATTATGGGAGGTTCTTAATGATAAGCAAAGTCTTGAAGAAACAATAGGCCGATCATCAAAAGGAATTAATAAATTTACTGAAATTATGAATGATCTACTGTGTTACCTAGAAAATTCAGGCCCCGCTCAACTACTACAACTTGTATTAGAAAAAAGTGGTTATTTAAGTGACTTACTCTCAAGTGGGACTGAAGAATCTGAAGATAGAAGAAATAACTTACAAGAACTAATTAATGCAGCTACTCAATATGAAGAAGAAACAGAAAGTGGAGATGTAGAGGGATTTCTTTCTACAGCAGCCTTAACAACTGATAATGATACGAAGAAAAATAATCCTAACTCTGTAACTCTCATGACTCTACATAATAGTAAAGGTTTAGAATTTCAAAATGTTTTTATCACTGGGCTAGAACAAGGTCTCTTCCCTAGCCATAGATCAATAGATACTCCCTCACTTCTTGAAGAGGAAAGAAGATTATGCTATGTAGGTATTACTAGAGCTAAAGAAAGAGTTTTCTTAAGTCATGCCAGAGAAAGAAGATTATGGGGTGGCATGCGTGAAGCAACAATTCCTTCAATATTTCTTTCGGAAATACCTGAAGATTTAATGGATGGCGAATTACCACAAACTGGTGGTGCTTCAATTAGAAGAGATTGGCATCTTGATCGTTTAACTAGAGTTGATCGAAACAATCCAAATGAATTTGTTAACAAACCAATAAATGCAGTAAGGAAATTATATTCAGGTCCTAGTAAAGGGAAAAGCTGGATAGTTGGAGATATGCTGATTCACTCAAAGTTTGGGAAAGGTGAAATCATACATATTTTTGGGAGTGGGGAAAAAATATCTTTAGCAGTAAAATTTGGTGATAAAGGAAGTAAAATTCTAGATCCCAGATTAGCTCCAATTCGTTATGTAAGTTAA
- the selD gene encoding selenide, water dikinase SelD yields the protein MTFNHLVLIGGGHSNVSLLKKWLMFPKLMPEIPVSIISRDSHLVYSAMYPSVISKSITLEESLIDIKSLAKNAKVSFIEEEVKDIDFNLKKIVLSNRPSINYSKLVLNYGSQTIIPKEFESLVKNRNAFSIKPFLSSYDSILKEDIFDSFNELPFVIVGSGLAAIEVSYALRKRWGDRPLKLLCDSRKINNTILKSLRNSNIELVEKLNFDYGKILLCTGNTSPLWAQKKLLDSDSYGRIITNQNLQIKSFSGIFAVGDCAVVGSAKRPASGVFAVKVVNILVQNLKKDIEGRSLNKWFPQKIGLQIVNIFPSHYPKAFAIYRNFVFGPSFIFWILKHKIDLNFIKKFRTKRLMMKSNEKNISLNDCRGCAAKIPQLVLNKSLINSNLNSFASSPEDSVEIYQNGQDIILQSVDGFPSLVSDPWLNAKITTLHACSDLWACGAKLSSAQALISLPKVEREFQSYLFSQSLQGIKSTVEDHGGELLGGHTFEARSFVNKPYSLGMDISLTVQGILKNGAKPWLKSGMNIGDILMMSRPLGVGIYFAGQMQNINMLGSSSEVINNLVKSQQYLIDEIYLFQNQFKESLVNAATDITGYGFIGHLKEMVESSNLYRQSNNLEPLKVLLDLFAFKAYPGVFDLIRKDVKSTFFESNKEIFDKIYKVNKQKRIINFLNENSLDQETFNEKISLLLDPQTCGPLLISCNRKYENVLKDKWYKVGEVVKM from the coding sequence TTAATTGATATAAAATCTTTAGCAAAAAATGCAAAAGTCTCTTTTATAGAAGAAGAAGTAAAGGATATTGATTTCAATTTAAAGAAAATTGTTTTAAGTAATAGACCTTCAATTAATTATTCGAAGTTGGTGCTTAATTATGGAAGTCAAACAATAATTCCAAAAGAATTTGAATCACTCGTTAAAAATCGAAATGCTTTTTCAATTAAACCTTTTTTAAGTTCTTATGATTCAATACTAAAAGAGGACATTTTTGATTCATTTAATGAACTTCCATTTGTAATTGTTGGGAGTGGCCTTGCTGCAATTGAAGTATCATATGCTTTACGAAAAAGATGGGGAGATAGACCTTTAAAACTATTATGTGATTCAAGAAAAATTAATAATACAATTCTAAAAAGTTTACGGAATTCCAATATTGAATTAGTTGAAAAACTTAATTTTGATTATGGCAAGATTCTTTTATGCACTGGAAATACATCTCCGTTATGGGCACAAAAAAAATTATTAGATTCGGATTCTTATGGCAGAATAATTACAAATCAGAATTTACAGATAAAAAGTTTCTCTGGAATCTTTGCTGTCGGTGATTGCGCAGTTGTAGGTTCAGCAAAAAGACCGGCATCGGGAGTTTTTGCAGTAAAAGTTGTAAATATATTAGTACAAAATCTAAAAAAAGATATAGAAGGGAGATCATTAAATAAATGGTTTCCGCAAAAGATCGGATTGCAAATAGTAAATATATTTCCAAGCCATTATCCAAAGGCTTTTGCTATTTATCGCAATTTTGTTTTCGGCCCTTCTTTTATTTTTTGGATTTTAAAGCATAAAATTGATCTCAACTTTATTAAAAAGTTCAGAACAAAAAGGCTAATGATGAAGAGTAATGAAAAAAATATTTCATTGAATGATTGCAGAGGATGTGCAGCTAAAATTCCTCAGTTAGTTTTGAATAAATCATTAATAAATTCTAATTTAAATTCTTTTGCCTCATCACCTGAAGATTCAGTTGAGATATATCAAAATGGTCAAGACATTATCTTGCAAAGTGTAGATGGATTTCCTTCTTTGGTAAGTGATCCTTGGCTTAATGCAAAAATTACTACTTTGCATGCTTGCTCAGATTTGTGGGCATGCGGAGCAAAACTTTCATCCGCGCAGGCTTTAATTTCATTACCAAAAGTTGAAAGGGAATTTCAGAGTTACCTCTTTTCTCAATCACTACAAGGTATTAAATCAACAGTTGAGGATCATGGAGGTGAATTACTTGGAGGCCATACTTTCGAAGCAAGAAGTTTTGTAAATAAACCTTATTCATTAGGAATGGATATTTCTTTAACAGTTCAAGGTATTTTAAAAAATGGAGCAAAACCATGGCTTAAATCTGGAATGAATATTGGAGATATTCTCATGATGTCTAGACCTCTGGGCGTTGGGATTTACTTTGCCGGTCAAATGCAAAATATTAATATGCTAGGTAGTTCTTCTGAAGTAATTAATAATTTAGTAAAGAGTCAGCAATATTTGATTGATGAAATTTATCTTTTTCAAAATCAATTTAAAGAATCATTAGTCAATGCTGCGACTGACATTACTGGATATGGATTTATTGGACATCTTAAAGAAATGGTTGAATCATCTAATTTATATAGGCAAAGCAATAATCTTGAGCCACTAAAAGTTTTATTAGATTTATTTGCATTTAAAGCTTATCCTGGAGTATTTGATTTAATAAGAAAAGACGTTAAAAGTACTTTCTTTGAATCTAATAAAGAAATTTTTGACAAAATTTATAAAGTAAATAAGCAGAAAAGAATAATTAATTTTTTAAACGAAAATTCATTAGATCAAGAGACTTTTAACGAGAAAATATCATTACTATTAGATCCTCAAACATGTGGACCTTTGTTAATTAGTTGCAATCGTAAATATGAAAATGTTCTAAAGGATAAATGGTACAAGGTTGGAGAGGTTGTAAAAATGTAA
- a CDS encoding CCA tRNA nucleotidyltransferase, whose protein sequence is MNDISDYIQGELIKTPFNLYNLIVKYIESNNDTKVAFVGGYLRDLLISKFHKKSFSKPVDIDLVIEGSSISLAKFIKKNIVNVDLCLIKEFNLYNTVEININDYKIDIASARKEIYSAPGLNPTVNKSTIEEDLKRRDFTINSIAFEVSTRKIYDLYGGISDIKSKRLNLLHSNSISDDPSRLIRCAKYASRLDFNISNNSLKQSQETVRKWPWKSSETHQKMIYPPALGIRIRMELAEICKQDNLTNVISIIHKWEIISILNENIKVDKRFLRGLNWIKKLKGNHILYLLKDSEDLEKACQRFLVNNSEIKILEDYINIKKIFNTNPKNFNHFSPSSWTEFIEDRNLNDETVKLLICDGGPYWRKLFKWLFIYKFIKSKKDGETLKKEGWDPGKEMGKEIKRLRYLEIDKLNRN, encoded by the coding sequence ATGAACGATATCTCTGATTACATCCAAGGGGAATTAATCAAAACTCCATTTAATCTATATAACCTAATTGTTAAATACATAGAATCTAATAACGATACTAAAGTAGCTTTTGTTGGCGGTTATTTAAGAGATTTATTAATAAGTAAATTCCACAAAAAATCGTTTTCTAAACCTGTAGATATTGATCTTGTTATTGAAGGATCCTCTATTTCTCTAGCAAAATTTATAAAAAAAAATATTGTAAATGTAGATTTATGTTTAATCAAGGAATTTAATTTATACAACACTGTAGAAATAAATATTAATGACTACAAAATTGATATTGCTTCTGCAAGAAAAGAAATTTATTCTGCTCCAGGCTTAAATCCCACAGTAAATAAAAGTACTATTGAGGAGGATCTTAAGAGGAGAGATTTCACTATAAATTCAATAGCCTTCGAGGTCTCGACAAGGAAAATCTATGATCTTTATGGAGGAATTTCTGATATAAAAAGTAAAAGATTGAACTTACTTCACAGTAATAGCATTTCAGATGATCCAAGTAGATTAATTCGATGTGCAAAATATGCTTCAAGATTAGATTTCAATATTTCAAATAATTCCCTCAAACAATCTCAAGAAACAGTTAGAAAATGGCCATGGAAAAGTTCAGAAACTCATCAGAAAATGATTTACCCTCCTGCACTAGGCATACGAATAAGGATGGAACTAGCTGAAATATGCAAACAGGATAATTTGACTAATGTGATTTCGATAATTCATAAATGGGAAATTATCTCAATCCTAAATGAAAATATTAAAGTCGATAAAAGATTTTTAAGAGGACTAAATTGGATTAAGAAGTTAAAGGGAAATCATATACTTTACTTATTAAAAGATTCAGAAGATTTAGAAAAAGCATGTCAAAGATTTTTGGTAAATAATAGTGAGATAAAAATATTAGAAGATTATATAAATATCAAAAAGATATTTAATACCAACCCAAAAAACTTCAATCATTTTTCTCCATCAAGTTGGACAGAATTTATTGAGGACAGAAACCTTAATGATGAGACAGTCAAATTATTAATTTGTGATGGAGGACCATACTGGCGTAAATTGTTTAAGTGGTTATTTATTTACAAATTCATAAAATCAAAAAAAGATGGAGAAACATTAAAAAAAGAAGGATGGGATCCAGGGAAGGAGATGGGAAAGGAAATCAAAAGATTAAGATATTTGGAAATTGACAAATTAAATAGAAATTAA